Proteins encoded within one genomic window of Chroicocephalus ridibundus chromosome 7, bChrRid1.1, whole genome shotgun sequence:
- the IFT22 gene encoding intraflagellar transport protein 22 homolog isoform X2, giving the protein MLKAKVLLVGPRESGKSVLANFVSESTEGIGSYSPTQGVRILEYEKPNLNGNSKGAGCRFELWDCSGDQKFETCWPALMKDSHGVIIIFNPELPSHLKEIEMWYSCFVQQQPLLDSQCLLVAHHKPGSAGDTENLSLAYPLNKIKLIHSNLEDDPEDVRMEFMKYFKSIIAFIDESREREEMSIIS; this is encoded by the exons ATGTTGAAAGCtaaggtgctgctggtggggccGCGCGAG TCTGGAAAATCGGTGTTGGCAAACTTTGTTTCGGAGAGCACAGAAGGGATTGGCAGCTACAGCCCGACGCAAGGTGTAAG GATCCTGGAGTATGAGAAGCCAAACTTGAACGGTAACAGCAAGGGAGCTGGGTGTCGATTTGAGTTGTGGGATTGCAGTGGTGATCAAAA GTTTGAAACATGCTGGCCAGCTCTGATGAAGGACTCTCATGGCGTAATAATAATCTTCAATCCTGAGCTGCCCAGTCACCTGAAAGAAATCGAAATGTGGTACTCCTGTTTcgtgcagcagcagccactgcttgATAGTCAGTGTCTCCTAGTTGCACATCACAAGCCAGGCAGTGCAGGCGACACAGAAAATCTGTCCTTGG CTTACCCACTGAACAAGATAAAACTAATACATTCTAACTTAGAAGATGATCCTGAAGATGTCCGGATGGAATTCATGAAATACTTCAAAAGCATTATCGCCTTCATAGatgagagcagagagagggaagaaatgtCAATTATCTCATAA
- the IFT22 gene encoding intraflagellar transport protein 22 homolog isoform X1: MLKAKVLLVGPRESGKSVLANFVSESTEGIGSYSPTQGVRILEYEKPNLNGNSKGAGCRFELWDCSGDQKFETCWPALMKDSHGVIIIFNPELPSHLKEIEMWYSCFVQQQPLLDSQCLLVAHHKPGSAGDTENLSLGKKMENSISNSRAYPLNKIKLIHSNLEDDPEDVRMEFMKYFKSIIAFIDESREREEMSIIS, encoded by the exons ATGTTGAAAGCtaaggtgctgctggtggggccGCGCGAG TCTGGAAAATCGGTGTTGGCAAACTTTGTTTCGGAGAGCACAGAAGGGATTGGCAGCTACAGCCCGACGCAAGGTGTAAG GATCCTGGAGTATGAGAAGCCAAACTTGAACGGTAACAGCAAGGGAGCTGGGTGTCGATTTGAGTTGTGGGATTGCAGTGGTGATCAAAA GTTTGAAACATGCTGGCCAGCTCTGATGAAGGACTCTCATGGCGTAATAATAATCTTCAATCCTGAGCTGCCCAGTCACCTGAAAGAAATCGAAATGTGGTACTCCTGTTTcgtgcagcagcagccactgcttgATAGTCAGTGTCTCCTAGTTGCACATCACAAGCCAGGCAGTGCAGGCGACACAGAAAATCTGTCCTTGGGTAAGAAGATGGAAAACTCAATCTCTAACTCAAGAG CTTACCCACTGAACAAGATAAAACTAATACATTCTAACTTAGAAGATGATCCTGAAGATGTCCGGATGGAATTCATGAAATACTTCAAAAGCATTATCGCCTTCATAGatgagagcagagagagggaagaaatgtCAATTATCTCATAA